In Naumovozyma dairenensis CBS 421 chromosome 2, complete genome, the following are encoded in one genomic region:
- the NSE4 gene encoding Smc5-Smc6 complex subunit NSE4 (similar to Saccharomyces cerevisiae NSE4 (YDL105W); ancestral locus Anc_2.342) — protein sequence MSSYVMLCYVVLCCVNSSHVSLYLSQSIKQYFPSHKKTYSRSYMSTTKRSQDHSSNEHHRVKRTKLLDNDTNDDDDAEATTGMGRLEFEALQQYREFEDKLITDRAEAIRTGDINIVINSLDNVNGLFSKVNGSKNNGLFAHDAKAIVNISELAQISVRNLKFGDTRSLINIDDITNYFKRYMLKEYFKLNRIKEEESSADNLLSSMELTNDENEDNDGANTRNNNKLRQNVMKKNYLKQFNRYDQFNEFNWFRMGALFENFSSMPITVDHLSGPFALEKKIRAPIVRKRRVEPVGKLTKAEVVTQENLKTKEPTTPEQVKRIFKILQKKIGQSNNNNNSINLFEFIIDPNSFCRTVENLFYTSFLIKEGRLELIENESDGFPSIRIKENVRSNDSANNEIEKQKRLNKHQNHIIFQIDMPTWKKLIEKFSITESFIPSFSDNN from the coding sequence ATGTCATCttatgttatgttatgttatgttGTGTTGTGTTGTGTCAACTCCTCTCATGTGAGCCTGTACCTTTCTCAGTCAATCAAACAATATTTCCCATCCCATAAGAAAACATATAGCCGCTCATATATGTCCACGACAAAGAGATCACAAGACCATTCATCGAACGAGCACCATCGCGTTAAGAGAACAAAGCTACTTGACAACGATactaatgatgatgatgatgctgagGCCACAACTGGAATGGGCAGACTAGAATTTGAAGCATTACAACAATACAGAGAATTCgaagataaattaataaCAGATAGAGCTGAAGCAATACGAACTGGTGATATTAACATCGTCATCAATAGTTTAGATAATGTGAAtggtttattttcaaaagttaATGGAtctaaaaataatggaCTTTTCGCTCATGATGCTAAGGCTATTGTAAATATTAGTGAGTTGGCACAGATCTCTGtgagaaatttgaaatttggtgATACGAGATCATTGattaatattgatgatattactAATTATTTTAAAAGGTATATGTTGAaggaatattttaaattgaatagaattaaagaagaagaaagtaGTGCTGATAATCTTCTTTCTAGTATGGAATTaacaaatgatgaaaatgaagataatgatggtgCAAATACcaggaataataataaattgagACAAAATgttatgaagaaaaattatttaaaacaATTTAATCGATATGATCAATTTAACGAATTTAATTGGTTTAGAATGGGTGCATTGTTTGAAAACTTCAGCTCTATGCCAATTACTGTGGATCATTTATCTGGTCCATTTGCAttagagaagaaaattagAGCTCCAATCGTTAGGAAAAGAAGAGTGGAACCAGTGGGTAAATTGACTAAAGCTGAAGTAGTTACacaagaaaatttgaaaacaaaagaacCCACAACACCTGAACAAGTCAAAAGaatctttaaaattttacaaaagaaaataggacaatcaaataataataataattctattaatttgtttgaatttattattgatcCAAATTCATTTTGTAGAACAGTGGAAAATTTGTTCTATACAAGTTTCTTAATCAAAGAAGGTAGACtggaattgattgaaaatgaatctGATGGATTCCCCTCAATAAggattaaagaaaatgttaGATCAAATGATTCAGccaataatgaaattgaaaaacagAAAAGATTAAACAAGCATCaaaatcatattattttccaaattgaTATGCCAActtggaaaaaattaattgaaaaattcagtATTACAGAAAGTTTCATACCGTCCTTCTCTGACAACaattga